A genomic segment from Halomonas sp. GD1P12 encodes:
- the aspS gene encoding aspartate--tRNA ligase, translated as MRSHYCGQLNETLVDQTVTVCGWVHRRRDHGGVIFLDMRDRDGIAQFVVDPDTAQAFETADRARNEYVLRITGRVRLRPEGTQNPNMPTGMVEVLAKDVEVLNTAATPPFQLDEHGKVGEEVRLKHRYIDLRRPDMIEKLRLRSRISHSVRAFLENEGFLDIETPVLTRATPEGARDYLVPSRTHAGEFFALPQSPQLFKQLLMVAGFDRYYQIAKCFRDEDLRADRQPEFTQIDIEASFVEESDIMGITESMIQKLFKEVLDVTLPDFPRMTWQEAMDRFGSDKPDLRIPLELTDVDDLMKQVDFKVFSGPANADDGRVAALKVKGGASLSRKEIDEYTKFVGIYGAKGLAWIKVNERAKGLEGLQSPIVKFMENVVEELLERVGAEDGDIIFFGADKTQIVNEAIGALRVKLGADLELYTQEWAPLWVVDFPMFETDGSGRLSPLHHPFTAPSCSPEELKANPAQALSRAYDMVLNGTELGGGSIRIHDQTMQRSVFEILGIGEEEAQEKFGFLLDALQYGAPPHGGLAFGLDRLVMLMAGAKTIREVIAFPKTQSAACLMTDAPGEVSAEQLKELNIRLRQKAKAEDAAQ; from the coding sequence ATGCGCAGCCATTATTGCGGCCAGCTTAACGAAACTCTGGTAGATCAAACGGTGACCGTTTGTGGGTGGGTCCACCGTCGCCGTGATCACGGCGGGGTCATTTTCCTCGACATGCGCGACCGTGACGGCATCGCGCAGTTCGTCGTCGACCCGGATACCGCCCAGGCGTTCGAAACCGCCGACCGTGCTCGCAATGAATACGTGCTGCGTATTACCGGTCGCGTCCGTCTGCGCCCGGAAGGTACCCAGAACCCCAACATGCCCACTGGCATGGTGGAAGTGCTGGCCAAGGACGTCGAGGTACTCAACACCGCCGCTACGCCGCCGTTCCAACTCGATGAACACGGCAAGGTCGGTGAAGAAGTGCGCTTGAAGCATCGCTATATCGATCTGCGCCGCCCGGACATGATCGAGAAGCTGCGCCTGCGCTCGCGCATTTCTCACAGCGTACGCGCGTTTCTCGAAAACGAAGGCTTTCTCGACATCGAGACGCCGGTACTGACCCGGGCGACACCGGAAGGCGCGCGCGACTACCTGGTCCCGAGCCGCACCCACGCCGGCGAATTCTTCGCGCTGCCGCAGTCGCCGCAGCTGTTCAAGCAGCTTCTGATGGTCGCCGGCTTCGATCGTTACTACCAGATCGCCAAGTGCTTTCGTGACGAGGACCTGCGCGCCGATCGTCAGCCCGAGTTCACCCAGATCGATATCGAGGCCTCCTTTGTCGAGGAGAGCGATATCATGGGTATCACCGAGTCGATGATCCAAAAGCTCTTCAAGGAAGTGCTCGACGTCACGCTGCCCGACTTTCCGCGCATGACCTGGCAGGAGGCCATGGACCGCTTTGGCTCCGACAAGCCGGATCTGCGCATTCCGCTCGAGCTGACCGACGTCGACGACCTGATGAAGCAGGTCGACTTCAAGGTCTTCTCCGGCCCGGCCAACGCCGACGATGGCCGCGTGGCCGCGCTGAAGGTCAAGGGCGGCGCCAGCCTGTCGCGCAAGGAGATCGACGAGTACACCAAATTCGTGGGTATCTACGGCGCCAAGGGCCTGGCCTGGATCAAGGTCAACGAGCGCGCTAAGGGCCTCGAAGGGCTGCAGTCGCCGATCGTCAAGTTCATGGAGAACGTGGTCGAAGAGCTTCTGGAGCGTGTCGGTGCCGAGGATGGCGACATCATCTTCTTCGGCGCGGACAAGACTCAGATCGTCAACGAAGCGATCGGCGCGCTGCGCGTCAAGCTCGGCGCCGACCTCGAACTCTACACCCAGGAGTGGGCGCCGCTGTGGGTCGTCGACTTCCCGATGTTCGAAACCGATGGCAGCGGCCGCCTGAGCCCGCTGCACCATCCGTTTACCGCACCGTCCTGCTCGCCGGAAGAGCTCAAGGCCAATCCGGCCCAGGCGCTGTCGCGCGCCTACGACATGGTGCTCAACGGTACCGAACTCGGCGGCGGCTCGATCCGTATCCACGATCAAACCATGCAGCGCAGCGTGTTCGAGATCCTGGGCATCGGTGAAGAGGAAGCCCAGGAGAAGTTTGGCTTCCTGCTCGACGCGCTTCAGTACGGCGCGCCGCCCCACGGCGGCTTGGCCTTCGGCCTCGACCGTCTGGTCATGCTGATGGCCGGCGCGAAGACCATTCGTGAAGTGATCGCCTTCCCGAAAACCCAAAGCGCGGCGTGTCTGATGACCGACGCCCCGGGCGAGGTGAGCGCCGAGCAGCTCAAGGAGCTCAACATCCGCCTGCGCCAGAAAGCGAAAGCCGAAGACGCCGCGCAGTAA